In Pseudomonas sp. PDM14, a genomic segment contains:
- a CDS encoding acyltransferase, giving the protein MRRLLTAASIIVLLLLNTLILIGPLLLIALLKLVLPGKRLRTLCSRGVMWVAETWAEIDKLIFALLTPTVWDIRGGEGLRRDRSYLVISNHQSWVDIPALVQAFNRKTPYFKFFLKQELIWVPFLGLAFWALDYPFMKRYTKAYLARNPHMQGKDLEITRAACERFKDLPVTVVNYLEGTRFTPAKQAAQQSPYRHLLKPKAGGVAFVLATLGPQLDAVLDITLVYPGNRAPGFWALISGQLPKVIVDIRTRELDPALWAGDYQNDAAFRARTQAWVSQLWQDKDARIAELKHEI; this is encoded by the coding sequence ATGCGTCGTCTGCTGACCGCTGCCAGCATCATCGTGCTGCTCCTGCTCAACACCCTGATCCTGATCGGCCCGCTGCTGCTGATCGCCCTGCTCAAGCTGGTGCTGCCCGGCAAGCGCCTGCGCACCCTGTGCTCGCGCGGGGTGATGTGGGTGGCGGAAACCTGGGCCGAGATCGACAAGCTGATCTTCGCCCTGCTCACCCCGACCGTGTGGGACATCCGCGGCGGCGAAGGCTTGCGCCGCGATCGCTCGTACCTGGTGATCAGCAACCACCAGTCCTGGGTCGATATCCCCGCGCTGGTCCAGGCGTTCAATCGCAAGACGCCCTACTTCAAGTTCTTCCTCAAGCAGGAGCTGATCTGGGTGCCCTTCCTCGGCCTGGCGTTCTGGGCCCTGGATTACCCGTTCATGAAGCGTTACACCAAGGCCTACCTGGCGCGTAACCCGCACATGCAGGGTAAGGACCTGGAGATCACCCGCGCCGCCTGCGAACGCTTCAAGGACCTCCCGGTGACCGTCGTCAACTACCTCGAAGGCACCCGTTTCACCCCGGCCAAGCAAGCCGCGCAGCAGTCGCCCTACCGCCACCTGCTCAAACCCAAGGCCGGCGGTGTGGCGTTCGTCCTGGCCACGCTCGGCCCGCAACTGGACGCGGTGCTGGATATCACCCTGGTCTACCCCGGCAACCGCGCACCGGGATTCTGGGCCCTGATCAGCGGGCAACTGCCCAAGGTCATCGTCGACATCCGCACCCGCGAGCTGGACCCGGCACTGTGGGCCGGCGACTACCAGAACGACGCGGCCTTCCGCGCGCGCACCCAGGCCTGGGTCAGCCAGTTGTGGCAGGACAAGGACGCACGCATCGCCGAGCTGAAACACGAGATCTGA
- the torT gene encoding TMAO reductase system periplasmic protein TorT: MRILWLLLLSGLSAPVLAAEWFPAAVQADGQAVQYQPQAQAAQPWRICALLPHGKDRYWWGVAWGLDGEADRQGVKLGIYEAGGYENPQVQLEQLRHCRSLDADAYVIAAINTQDLCPLISTLHKAGKPVIDLVNRIDCADVTASARVDFAAMTAEALSYIEGRREDSRFSLGWLPGPQGAGWVVDAERDLQAALRGRPITLHHAGYGPVDRTRQALLVRPLLAAHGDLDYLLGNAEAAGFAAQLVQTSGGKYRAQVLATYATERIVEQIRDGFILAAPTDSPVLQARIAIDLAIRAIEGKPHATLVSPQIEMLDQRALKHFDITRLMPPSGHWMIRQDLQ, translated from the coding sequence ATGCGCATTCTCTGGCTGTTGCTGTTGAGTGGGTTGAGCGCCCCGGTGCTGGCGGCCGAGTGGTTCCCGGCGGCGGTGCAGGCCGATGGTCAGGCCGTGCAGTACCAGCCGCAGGCACAGGCGGCGCAGCCCTGGCGCATCTGCGCGCTGCTGCCGCATGGCAAGGATCGCTACTGGTGGGGTGTGGCCTGGGGCCTGGATGGCGAGGCCGATCGCCAGGGCGTGAAGCTGGGCATCTACGAAGCCGGTGGCTATGAGAACCCGCAGGTGCAGCTCGAGCAGCTGCGCCACTGCCGCAGCCTGGATGCCGACGCCTACGTCATCGCGGCCATCAACACCCAGGACCTGTGCCCGCTGATCAGCACGCTGCACAAGGCCGGCAAACCGGTGATCGACCTGGTCAACCGCATCGACTGCGCCGACGTCACCGCCAGCGCGCGGGTGGATTTCGCGGCGATGACCGCCGAGGCGCTGAGCTACATCGAAGGCCGCCGTGAGGACAGCCGCTTCAGCCTCGGCTGGCTGCCGGGGCCGCAGGGGGCGGGCTGGGTGGTGGATGCCGAGCGCGATTTGCAGGCGGCGTTGCGTGGCCGGCCGATCACCCTGCACCACGCCGGGTATGGCCCGGTTGACCGCACCCGTCAGGCGCTGCTGGTGCGGCCGCTGCTGGCCGCCCATGGTGATCTCGATTACCTGCTCGGCAATGCCGAGGCGGCGGGGTTCGCCGCGCAGCTGGTGCAGACTTCCGGTGGCAAGTACCGCGCCCAGGTGCTGGCGACCTACGCCACCGAGCGCATCGTCGAGCAGATCCGCGATGGCTTCATCCTCGCCGCGCCGACCGATTCGCCGGTGCTACAGGCGCGGATCGCCATCGACCTGGCGATCCGCGCCATCGAGGGTAAACCGCATGCGACGCTGGTCAGCCCGCAGATCGAGATGCTCGACCAGCGCGCGCTCAAGCATTTCGACATCACCCGACTGATGCCGCCGTCCGGGCACTGGATGATCCGTCAGGATCTGCAGTAG
- the dbpA gene encoding ATP-dependent RNA helicase DbpA: MTTAFASLPLSAAMLANLDALGYAEMTPIQAQSLPVILKGMDLIAQAKTGSGKTAAFGIGLLAPLNPRFFGCQALVLCPTRELADQVAKELRRLARAADNIKILTLCGGVPFGPQIGSLEHGAHIIVGTPGRVQEHLKKGTLKLDGLNTLVLDEADRMLDMGFYDSIAEILGQTPEKRQTLLFSATYPAGIKQLSAAFMRNPQQVKAEALHDDAQIEQRFYEIAPDQRLDAVLKLLASFRPASCVAFCFTKQQCQEVVDHLTAHGISAAALNGDLEQRDRDQVLAMFANRSLSVLVATDVAARGLDIDALDMVINIELARDAEIHIHRVGRTGRAGAKGMAMSLVAPPEAHRAQAIETLQKAPLSWYPLGGLKAASGEPLQPPMVTLCIAAGRKDKVRPGDILGALTGEAGIPGSQVGKIALFDHQAYVAVERSIAKQALKRLGEGKIKGRSIRVRPL, translated from the coding sequence GTGACCACCGCCTTCGCTTCCCTGCCGCTCTCCGCCGCCATGCTGGCCAACCTCGACGCGCTCGGTTATGCCGAGATGACGCCGATCCAGGCGCAGAGCCTGCCGGTCATCCTCAAGGGCATGGACCTGATCGCCCAGGCCAAGACCGGCAGCGGCAAGACCGCGGCCTTCGGCATCGGCCTCCTGGCCCCGCTGAACCCGCGCTTCTTCGGCTGTCAGGCACTGGTGCTGTGCCCAACCCGCGAGCTGGCCGATCAGGTGGCCAAGGAGCTGCGTCGCCTGGCGCGCGCCGCCGACAACATCAAGATCCTCACCCTCTGCGGCGGCGTGCCCTTCGGCCCGCAAATCGGCTCGCTGGAGCACGGCGCGCACATCATCGTCGGCACGCCCGGCCGGGTGCAGGAGCACCTGAAGAAGGGCACCCTGAAACTCGACGGCCTCAACACCCTGGTACTCGACGAAGCCGACCGCATGCTCGACATGGGTTTCTACGACAGCATCGCGGAGATCCTCGGGCAGACCCCGGAGAAGCGCCAGACCCTGCTGTTCTCGGCCACCTACCCAGCCGGCATCAAGCAGCTCAGCGCGGCGTTCATGCGCAACCCGCAGCAGGTCAAGGCCGAGGCGCTGCACGACGACGCGCAGATCGAACAGCGCTTCTACGAGATCGCCCCGGACCAGCGCCTGGATGCCGTGCTCAAGCTGCTCGCCAGCTTCCGCCCGGCGTCCTGCGTGGCCTTCTGCTTCACCAAGCAGCAATGCCAGGAGGTGGTCGACCACCTCACCGCCCACGGCATCTCCGCCGCGGCGCTGAACGGCGACCTGGAGCAGCGCGACCGTGACCAGGTGCTGGCGATGTTCGCCAACCGCAGCCTCTCGGTGCTGGTTGCCACCGACGTCGCCGCGCGCGGCCTGGACATCGACGCACTGGACATGGTGATCAACATCGAGCTGGCCCGCGATGCGGAAATCCATATCCACCGCGTCGGCCGTACCGGCCGTGCCGGTGCCAAGGGCATGGCCATGAGCCTGGTCGCGCCGCCCGAAGCGCACCGCGCCCAGGCCATCGAGACCCTGCAGAAGGCCCCGCTCAGCTGGTACCCGCTGGGCGGCCTGAAAGCGGCCAGCGGCGAACCGCTGCAGCCGCCGATGGTGACCCTGTGCATCGCTGCCGGGCGCAAGGACAAGGTGCGCCCCGGCGACATCCTCGGCGCGCTCACCGGCGAAGCGGGGATTCCCGGCAGCCAGGTCGGCAAGATCGCCCTGTTCGACCACCAGGCCTACGTCGCGGTGGAG